Genomic window (Cardiocondyla obscurior isolate alpha-2009 linkage group LG06, Cobs3.1, whole genome shotgun sequence):
GTTCGGTACttataatataatgataaaCATTGTTCCCGGCAACCAATTTAATCTTTgcatatctaaaaaaaatttaaaataaaaaacaataagtagtaaataatacaattttataatttacaaatttattattacctttCATGATTTATGGAGTTTGTAGAAAATTGTGTTTTatctacaattaaaaatgaactCTTTTCTCCAACTTGCAAGAATATACTATCTggtgttattaaaaaatctggcATTGCATTGGAATGTTCAATTGGTACGACAGTAGCGAACACGTGAGTTGCCACATTTCCCAAATTAACGATATTTATCAATTTGCCTTGCTGTCTTGGAACAACTATAGGTAATTCTGTATcaataatttgaattttataaatatacatctGTGCATAAAGAGGTATTTCTTTTCTGAATAATATAGTGCCATCCTTGTgatgtacatttataattaatttacttttccaATGATGTGGTTGTCTCTGTGGAGAATCTAATCaacgaaactttttttaatagagaaacatatatacataaaaaatatatccaatataaaaaatatatttacctatTAATGTAGACCGcgatttttcacattttatattgATAGTCGATTTTTCAAATGATTTAAGTGTGAATCGCGTTGGTTCATCAAtactaaacatttttaatgcatcctataataattaaaagaatattaattagttttcaATACATCGATTTAATAacacataaataaaatcatatctTACATGTGATATAGAGAGTTGCACAGGTACatcaatgttatttttattataaaatgttataggTAATACTTTTGTCGTTTCCTCtgtaatattttgaaaaatcaatttttgctCGTCAAAAGGATATATGACGTCAAGTTCAAGTTGTGTTGGACTAACAAAAATCTTATGGTTTATAGACCATTTTGATTTTGCTACCATATCCGACAAAAGGATATTTAACACTACAAAAAGTGGCTGGCAcatttttgttacttttatttcaatctaaaaaggaaaaaaattcaacattGGTCCAaagtaagatttatttttaactgatATTGAATTATACCTTTGTAGATTGGGATCCATTAGGATTTATTAAAGTTCCTTCTGAAGGTATATTTAACTCAATGTTTTGTTTGTTTCCtcttatttcaattaatttaaaactgtaTGTAATCCATCTATCTCCACTGTTTATAAGCTCAATATTAACTTCGTTCGTTATACCAACGATGCAGTTGCATAATTCTTCTGTATTTGTGCCAAGAATAACAGCTtctaaaaaagtaaaagaaaaaaatttaatatatatcgtATCTGTGacgtataaagaaaaataaattaaataatatttactgGTTAAATCGGACTGTATTTCCGAGTTTGCTGGGAGCAATAAGTTATTAGACGTATCCTTTTCTTTTGACACGTCTTtactttgtatatttaaattattatagctTTCTTCATCAAAACTCTTTCTGTTCATTTTAAGGGATATATTAGATAAGGCATGCAATTTGTCATTGCATGGTAATGTGGAATTTTGTAAAGGAAACGCAAAATCTGATGTAGATGTGACacctattaaaatatttatatattaaagttttaatacaatatgtcaatattaaacatatatcaCAAATAGAGCTGAAAAAAATAGTTACTACAATTACGATTactagtaataaaaaaaaacattattaccAATCCTGATTTCAAGACGAAGTGATCGTAATCggtaattatgtttttttttattacaagtaaTCGTAATGATCCAGATATTGATCTACCAATATAATCACTATTTATACAGCTCAGAtcacaaatataatattgaaattaaaatattgcacaataaaataatagtttctAAAGATCTTAATATATACCTGAATCTGAGATATAcgatgttaaatttttatcactttttttttctagttgTTTGTCATTTGTAGTTGAAAGAAGTGATGCTCTCATACATTCTTGCTTCTTATCAATTTcatttgcagttttatttttagttttactATCTAGTGATAATTTAgctgaaaaattttctatattaatgtcatcaaattttttagaaaCACCAGTAGGTATTGCTGATATTGCCAGGATGGAATTTTCATTAGAAGGCAACTTGAAAGTTTCTGTTCTTGTATTGTCTGGCAGTATtgaactttttttcttcttttgtgCCATTAAAAGCTTATCAACCAATCGTCGCGGAGTCTTGCTATTAATATCATgtaaagtatttataataGTGTTTAAACTTATAATACTATTTTCATCTATATCCTTTGCTGCACTTGAAATAAATGTATCCTCTTTCTCCATTGTCGACATTcctacaataatttttttttttttttttgcataaagaaatataatttaattgaaaactaTGTATAATTACCATCTGTCATGATAGTTGACTCAACTAACGCTTGTAATTTGCCCTTCCTTACAGGAGATTCCAAAGTAACGCCAATACTTGGCctcattttttcattatttcccAAGCTTCCTATATTACGAGATTTACGTTCGAAGTATTGGCCAACAGATATTTTTCGTCCAGTACAAGATCTGTAATTCGGAAATTATGTTATTGcatcgtgtaaaataatatatatatgcacataaaaatataattactctGTTGTTAAATCTAACTCTCCATAGATACCAGAAAAAgaatcaatatttattttttgtttttctgaaTTCATGACTGGCATACAGTATGTGAGATCTTGCTGTCTGGAAGCCTCATCAATCGAGAATTGGTCGACTATTTTGGAGCCAGATAGAAATTCTTCATTATTGATTTCTGACATTATTTCGTCATTATTAAACTGTGCCATTACATCGTTTACACTGAAGTTAATACTATCAAAAGGTCTATTTATGGGAGACTGTCTTTTAGAACTGCTGCTGACACCAGATGAACGAGCTGTGATTTCATTAGGTTCAAAATTCAcctgaaatttattatattttatttttctcaaagtattatagttttaaattcaaatttatgaACTTTAAATACTTACACTGGCTATACTATCTTTACTTATTGTTGGATTTGTGCATTCTTTATCTAATTCAGATAAATAAGTTCCAACTAAAGGTAAAGTAAAACTGGAAATTGGTACACTGCCTGTTGTGTTCTGCACATTTGCATTGTTCTCTTTATTTGTgtctaaaataattgtttataattatctGTGCCCAAATAAAATCCATATACTCTGTGACTCTCATATATTTACCTGTAGCTGATGGATTTGTATTACTACACTTCTGAAGAATTTTCCTAGCACATTCAAGCTCCATTTTAGAATAACCTAAATGTGAATAATTTACTTCCTGATTTTCCACTGTACTTATACCTGTGAGACCTGTTATCAATGTTGTATTAATACAACACTGAAGAacattatttacaaatttgaATAACCTTGTTACATATACCTGAAAGTTCAAGAAGGCCCAAGGAGGAGTCATCTGC
Coding sequences:
- the Spd-2 gene encoding uncharacterized protein Spd-2 isoform X1 — encoded protein: MFTPINSKNHGILSDTVMSTPYPQASSTVCRKNTLESRFTDMVHSKKEKGKQDLQSEPETQADDSSLGLLELSGLTGISTVENQEVNYSHLGYSKMELECARKILQKCSNTNPSATDTNKENNANVQNTTGSVPISSFTLPLVGTYLSELDKECTNPTISKDSIASVNFEPNEITARSSGVSSSSKRQSPINRPFDSINFSVNDVMAQFNNDEIMSEINNEEFLSGSKIVDQFSIDEASRQQDLTYCMPVMNSEKQKINIDSFSGIYGELDLTTESCTGRKISVGQYFERKSRNIGSLGNNEKMRPSIGVTLESPVRKGKLQALVESTIMTDGMSTMEKEDTFISSAAKDIDENSIISLNTIINTLHDINSKTPRRLVDKLLMAQKKKKSSILPDNTRTETFKLPSNENSILAISAIPTGVSKKFDDINIENFSAKLSLDSKTKNKTANEIDKKQECMRASLLSTTNDKQLEKKSDKNLTSYISDSGVTSTSDFAFPLQNSTLPCNDKLHALSNISLKMNRKSFDEESYNNLNIQSKDVSKEKDTSNNLLLPANSEIQSDLTKAVILGTNTEELCNCIVGITNEVNIELINSGDRWITYSFKLIEIRGNKQNIELNIPSEGTLINPNGSQSTKIEIKVTKMCQPLFVVLNILLSDMVAKSKWSINHKIFVSPTQLELDVIYPFDEQKLIFQNITEETTKVLPITFYNKNNIDVPVQLSISHDALKMFSIDEPTRFTLKSFEKSTINIKCEKSRSTLIDSPQRQPHHWKSKLIINVHHKDGTILFRKEIPLYAQMYIYKIQIIDTELPIVVPRQQGKLINIVNLGNVATHVFATVVPIEHSNAMPDFLITPDSIFLQVGEKSSFLIVDKTQFSTNSINHERYAKIKLVAGNNVYHYIISTEQKSLESEKENYLRCHTPNNVTYLSPATSPQSVTSTKSGPFDRNSPISTISSTVSGNTIPIRATHAALVWSSVKTGKSEIKEFTIRNTSNNKIKIQVDICDDSKSFKFVGDKQMINTSMVLAMQRQESKILAVMFNPCCAGPVVGKITIKHYTKETNDSQQLKRIPLYGYGGCSKVKITSTYKDANGKMWLPLGNLYSETTTLNASITLHNIGDLRAFVKVTIVPKVIFPTINSSWCINPKEVILNSKETQEISIQFHPKKEDFALLQCREVSHVATINITYGDEPTRWRIRRLYNKMKELNESNMNTDEAFKNIVHPICKVFPGEQLIPGLTSIRDSIQNLNDLCTGVRQYEIMLTVEACADDTLPVHYDTDESEMFQSLISDTTLLDEAGGASFFAFQTMVEREVQHPESQDQFTVTPSTIVLTPPIQNEATVTILNFFKVAESFQTNLSNSNYLSVVPAEGMLPSKKSFPLKIQCSQKIERNMQAVLEIYTRNSKQDVLIKVVVKRQ
- the Spd-2 gene encoding uncharacterized protein Spd-2 isoform X2, with product MFTPINSKNHGILSDTVMSTPYPQASSTVCRKNTLESRFTDMVHSKKEKGKQDLQSEPETQADDSSLGLLELSGYSKMELECARKILQKCSNTNPSATDTNKENNANVQNTTGSVPISSFTLPLVGTYLSELDKECTNPTISKDSIASVNFEPNEITARSSGVSSSSKRQSPINRPFDSINFSVNDVMAQFNNDEIMSEINNEEFLSGSKIVDQFSIDEASRQQDLTYCMPVMNSEKQKINIDSFSGIYGELDLTTESCTGRKISVGQYFERKSRNIGSLGNNEKMRPSIGVTLESPVRKGKLQALVESTIMTDGMSTMEKEDTFISSAAKDIDENSIISLNTIINTLHDINSKTPRRLVDKLLMAQKKKKSSILPDNTRTETFKLPSNENSILAISAIPTGVSKKFDDINIENFSAKLSLDSKTKNKTANEIDKKQECMRASLLSTTNDKQLEKKSDKNLTSYISDSGVTSTSDFAFPLQNSTLPCNDKLHALSNISLKMNRKSFDEESYNNLNIQSKDVSKEKDTSNNLLLPANSEIQSDLTKAVILGTNTEELCNCIVGITNEVNIELINSGDRWITYSFKLIEIRGNKQNIELNIPSEGTLINPNGSQSTKIEIKVTKMCQPLFVVLNILLSDMVAKSKWSINHKIFVSPTQLELDVIYPFDEQKLIFQNITEETTKVLPITFYNKNNIDVPVQLSISHDALKMFSIDEPTRFTLKSFEKSTINIKCEKSRSTLIDSPQRQPHHWKSKLIINVHHKDGTILFRKEIPLYAQMYIYKIQIIDTELPIVVPRQQGKLINIVNLGNVATHVFATVVPIEHSNAMPDFLITPDSIFLQVGEKSSFLIVDKTQFSTNSINHERYAKIKLVAGNNVYHYIISTEQKSLESEKENYLRCHTPNNVTYLSPATSPQSVTSTKSGPFDRNSPISTISSTVSGNTIPIRATHAALVWSSVKTGKSEIKEFTIRNTSNNKIKIQVDICDDSKSFKFVGDKQMINTSMVLAMQRQESKILAVMFNPCCAGPVVGKITIKHYTKETNDSQQLKRIPLYGYGGCSKVKITSTYKDANGKMWLPLGNLYSETTTLNASITLHNIGDLRAFVKVTIVPKVIFPTINSSWCINPKEVILNSKETQEISIQFHPKKEDFALLQCREVSHVATINITYGDEPTRWRIRRLYNKMKELNESNMNTDEAFKNIVHPICKVFPGEQLIPGLTSIRDSIQNLNDLCTGVRQYEIMLTVEACADDTLPVHYDTDESEMFQSLISDTTLLDEAGGASFFAFQTMVEREVQHPESQDQFTVTPSTIVLTPPIQNEATVTILNFFKVAESFQTNLSNSNYLSVVPAEGMLPSKKSFPLKIQCSQKIERNMQAVLEIYTRNSKQDVLIKVVVKRQ